A window of the Helianthus annuus cultivar XRQ/B chromosome 4, HanXRQr2.0-SUNRISE, whole genome shotgun sequence genome harbors these coding sequences:
- the LOC110933934 gene encoding zinc finger BED domain-containing protein RICESLEEPER 1-like: MSLPRSNDMEFQASADTSTLKKAPNSDDVIVVNDEEENLNDEENNDEVNNDEDNAHYTKKKRKKTSTAWVHFRTITNADQNEVHQCSSSIVKNWKFSNVRMREVISHMIMVHELPFNFVEYELFNVMMKEANPEFEKISRASVRQDCVSSYKLGKKRIQKMLNTVNRVSITTDMWTSVQNIHYMVVTCHFVDSDFDIHKCILSFVDVPPPYSGVHIYDCLFKCLKDWNIEMKVATLTVDNAKTNDVVARKLMDNLNLQKKLPLDGKLFHVRCCAHILNLLVQDGLSEIQDIIHNVRESVKHVGASPGRLHLFSELTKQLQLKKDILSWMSVLGGMQHTQCCLRLWSLKKFLRIMPIEKVHTPNYQVVMIGKNVKMFAHSCSEYPTSNLFLIELYVIKDALDTVALEENDCMRSMACKMKEKFDKYLGSTNLLISLGAVMDPRYKMELIKLSFKTIYSPEEAKEEVQVVNDILEDLFNEYIEAHTESNVVRTGGATTRSGSEIRAGSSKSSSSFMTSRFGDGLKSGSAMYAQHIKSLDTVERVKSELATYLEEGVYICETGATFDVLGWWKENRLKYRILSKMAADILSVPITTVASESAFSAGGRVVEPHRSCLGTEMVDMLVCGADWYRHYYGLHKKKIKENDDITYIELE, from the exons ATGTCTCTACCCCGTTCAAATGATATGGAATTTCAAGCAAGCGCAGATACTTCAACTCTGAAAAAGGCGCCTAATAGCGATGATGTTATTGTAGTTAACGATGAAGAAGAAAATCTCAATGATGAAGAAAATAATGATGAAGTAAATAATGATGAAGACAATGCCCATTAcactaaaaagaaaagaaagaagacaTCAACTGCTTGGGTTCATTTTCGCACAATAACTAATGCTGATCAAAATGAAGTCCATCAAT GTTCTTCATCAATAGTGAAAAACTGGAAGTTTAGCAATGTGAGGATGAGGGAGGTTATTTCTCATATGATCATGGTGCATGAATTGCCATTTAATTTTGTTGAGTATGAGTTGTTCAATGTGATGATGAAGGAAGCCAATCCGGAATTTGAGAAGATCTCTCGTGCATCAGTTCGACAAGATTGTGTTTCTAGTTACAAACTTGGAAAGAAAAGAATTCAAAAAATGTTGAATACTGTTAATCGTGTGAGCATCACAACTGACATGTGGACATCCGTTCAAAATATCCATTACATGGTAGTTACATGCCACTTTGTAGACTCGGATTTTGATATTCACAAATGCATATTGAGTTTTGTAGACGTGCCTCCGCCATATTCTGGAGTTCATATCTATGATTGCTTGTTCAAGTGTTTAAAAGATTGGAATATTGAGATGAAGGTGGCTACTTTGACTGTGGACAATGCTAAAACTAATGATGTGGTGGCTAGAAAGTTGATGGATAATTTAAATCTACAAAAAAAACTTCCTCTTGATGGAAAGTTGTTTCATGTGCGATGTTGTGCGCATATTCTTAACTTGTTGGTTCAAGATGGTCTATCAGAAATTCAAGATATAATTCACAATGTTCGTGAGAGTGTGAAACATGTGGGTGCTTCTCCTGGGCGATTACATCTCTTTAGTGAGCTCACTAAACAATTACAATTAAAAAAAGACATCTTATCTTGGATGTCAGTACTCGGTGGAATGCAACATACGCAATGTTGTCTACGGCTTTGGAGTTTAAAGAAGTTTTTGAGAATTATGCCGATCGAGAAAGTACATACACCAAATTACCAAGTGGTGATGATTGGAAAAAATGTAAAGATGTTTGCTCATTCTT GTTCTGAGTATCCAACTTCTAATTTATTTCTCATTGAGTTATACGTTATAAAAGATGCATTGGATACTGTAGCTTTGGAGGAGAATGATTGCATGCGATCTATGGCatgtaaaatgaaagaaaaatttgataaatatttGGGCTCTACCAATCTGTTGATTTCTCTGGGTGCTGTTATGGATCCAAGATACAAAATGGAACTAATTAAATTATCTTTCAAGACAATTTATTCTCCGGAGGAGGCTAAAGAAGAAGTACAAGTTGTTAATGACATTTTAGAGGATTTGTTTAATGAGTATATTGAGGCACATACAGAATCGAATGTTGTTCGAACTGGTGGTGCAACTACTAGGAGTGGAAGCGAGATCAGAGCCGGTTCTTCTAAGAGTTCATCAAGCTTCATGACTTCTCGATTTGGTGATGGTTTGAAATCAGGTAGCGCTATGTATGCTCAACATATTAAAAGTCTTGATACTGTTGAACGTGTGAAGTCAGAGTTAGCCACTTATTTAGAGGAAGGAGTGTACATTTGTGAGACGGGTGCAACTTTTGATGTTTTGGGATGGTGGAAAGAGAATAGACTTAAGTATAGAATTTTGTCCAAAATGGCAGCTGATATCCTATCTGTTCCAATAACAACTGTTGCTTCTGAATCGGCTTTCAGCGCTGGTGGGAGGGTTGTTGAGCCACATCGTTCTTGTTTAGGAACAGAGATGGTTGATATGCTTGTTTGTGGAGCTGATTGGTATCGTCATTACTATGGACTacataaaaagaaaatcaag GAAAATGACGATATTACATACATTGAGCTTGAATGA